The following are from one region of the Corylus avellana chromosome ca1, CavTom2PMs-1.0 genome:
- the LOC132191711 gene encoding uncharacterized protein LOC132191711 isoform X3: protein MDHGTTDSEPRRSGSFSHTGSASSSCRRRSISFSAAVPFHIDDEIESETVSEAGDIGDRALQSNRHSEDASLCFSIDHASQNGVAAPPSLDTLLHPYGYWSRDPALNTISPVSPLPEETISPLSVDAMVFSKDKKQEELPKLWDYVLCLIHLAVFGILGVLTRYLLQKLFGPGVVGLTNNENILYLDLPSNMVGSFLMGWWGVVFKADISRISDYLAIGLTTGYLGSLTTFSGWNQKMLELSVDGHWVFTVLGFLLGLFLAAYSVIVGVETAKGFKWLLTRQNGSSGSGIRSSSSNWRVDSSRRHLAVMVVLILMLVLLWGLSGELLKEQFSSGGSGAQLWLACIVGPPGVWIRWFLARLNGRGLGRSGLFKWVPIGTLIANVSAACIMAALSTVKKAVR from the exons ATGGATCATGGAACTACTGACTCTGAACCCAGACGAAGTGGATCATTTAGTCACACGGGAAGTGCCAGTTCTTCATGTAGAAGGCGCTCTATAAGTTTTTCAGCAGCTGTACCCTTTCATATAGATGATGAAATTGAAAGTGAGACTGTTTCGGAGGCAGGAGATATTGGGGATCGGGCTCTTCAGAGCAACAGGCACAGCGAGGATGCTAGCCTGTGCTTTTCTATTGATCATGCATCACAGAATGGAGTAGCTGCTCCCCCTTCCCTGGATACTCTGTTGCACCCTTATGGATATTGGTCTCGTGATCCAGCATTGAATACAATCTCTCCAGTGTCTCCGTTGCCAGAGGAAACTATATCTCCCCTTTCCGTGGATGCAATGGTGTTCTCTAAAGACAAAAAGCAA GAAGAGTTGCCAAAGTTATGGGATTATGTTTTATGTCTCATTCATTTAGCTGTTTTTGGGATTCTTGGG GTTTTAACAAGGTATTTACTGCAAAAATTGTTCGGCCCTGGAGTTGTTGGCTTGACAAACAATGAAAACATTCTGTACCTTGACCTTCCTTCTAatatg GTTGGTTCTTTCTTGATGGGATGGTGGGGTGTCGTTTTCAAAGCAGACATATCCCGCATTTCAGACTATCTAGCGATCGGATTGACGACTGGTTATTTAGGTAGTCTTACAACTTTCAGTGGTTGGAATCAGAAAATGCTTGAGCTTAGTGTTGATGGCCACTGGGTGTTTACtgtgcttggttttcttttag GCTTGTTTCTTGCGGCCTATTCCGTTATTGTTGGTGTTGAAACGGCCAAGGGTTTTAAGTGGCTTCTAACAAGACAAAACGGAAGTTCGGGAAGTGGCATCCGTAGCTCTAGCAGCAACTGGAGGGTTGATAGCAGCAGGCGTCACTTGGCAGTCATGGTGGTGTTGATTTTAATGCTAGTCTTGTTATGGGGTTTAAGTGGAGAGCTATTGAAGGAACAGTTTAGCAGTGGCGGCAGTGGTGCTCAACTATGGTTGGCTTGCATTGTTGGACCTCCAGGTGTGTGGATCAGGTGGTTCTTAGCCCGACTCAACGGGCGTGGGTTAGGAAGGTCCGGATTGTTTAAATGGGTACCGATTGGGACTCTAATCGCCAATGTGTCCGCAGCTTGTATCATGGCAGCACTGTCTACTGTGAAGAAAGCGGTAAG GTGA
- the LOC132191711 gene encoding uncharacterized protein LOC132191711 isoform X1 translates to MDHGTTDSEPRRSGSFSHTGSASSSCRRRSISFSAAVPFHIDDEIESETVSEAGDIGDRALQSNRHSEDASLCFSIDHASQNGVAAPPSLDTLLHPYGYWSRDPALNTISPVSPLPEETISPLSVDAMVFSKDKKQEELPKLWDYVLCLIHLAVFGILGVLTRYLLQKLFGPGVVGLTNNENILYLDLPSNMVGSFLMGWWGVVFKADISRISDYLAIGLTTGYLGSLTTFSGWNQKMLELSVDGHWVFTVLGFLLGLFLAAYSVIVGVETAKGFKWLLTRQNGSSGSGIRSSSSNWRVDSSRRHLAVMVVLILMLVLLWGLSGELLKEQFSSGGSGAQLWLACIVGPPGVWIRWFLARLNGRGLGRSGLFKWVPIGTLIANVSAACIMAALSTVKKAVNTQTCDTVASGIQLGFLGCLSTVSTFIAEFNAMRESTHPWRAYAYALITICSSFGLGTLIYSVPVWTKGYG, encoded by the exons ATGGATCATGGAACTACTGACTCTGAACCCAGACGAAGTGGATCATTTAGTCACACGGGAAGTGCCAGTTCTTCATGTAGAAGGCGCTCTATAAGTTTTTCAGCAGCTGTACCCTTTCATATAGATGATGAAATTGAAAGTGAGACTGTTTCGGAGGCAGGAGATATTGGGGATCGGGCTCTTCAGAGCAACAGGCACAGCGAGGATGCTAGCCTGTGCTTTTCTATTGATCATGCATCACAGAATGGAGTAGCTGCTCCCCCTTCCCTGGATACTCTGTTGCACCCTTATGGATATTGGTCTCGTGATCCAGCATTGAATACAATCTCTCCAGTGTCTCCGTTGCCAGAGGAAACTATATCTCCCCTTTCCGTGGATGCAATGGTGTTCTCTAAAGACAAAAAGCAA GAAGAGTTGCCAAAGTTATGGGATTATGTTTTATGTCTCATTCATTTAGCTGTTTTTGGGATTCTTGGG GTTTTAACAAGGTATTTACTGCAAAAATTGTTCGGCCCTGGAGTTGTTGGCTTGACAAACAATGAAAACATTCTGTACCTTGACCTTCCTTCTAatatg GTTGGTTCTTTCTTGATGGGATGGTGGGGTGTCGTTTTCAAAGCAGACATATCCCGCATTTCAGACTATCTAGCGATCGGATTGACGACTGGTTATTTAGGTAGTCTTACAACTTTCAGTGGTTGGAATCAGAAAATGCTTGAGCTTAGTGTTGATGGCCACTGGGTGTTTACtgtgcttggttttcttttag GCTTGTTTCTTGCGGCCTATTCCGTTATTGTTGGTGTTGAAACGGCCAAGGGTTTTAAGTGGCTTCTAACAAGACAAAACGGAAGTTCGGGAAGTGGCATCCGTAGCTCTAGCAGCAACTGGAGGGTTGATAGCAGCAGGCGTCACTTGGCAGTCATGGTGGTGTTGATTTTAATGCTAGTCTTGTTATGGGGTTTAAGTGGAGAGCTATTGAAGGAACAGTTTAGCAGTGGCGGCAGTGGTGCTCAACTATGGTTGGCTTGCATTGTTGGACCTCCAGGTGTGTGGATCAGGTGGTTCTTAGCCCGACTCAACGGGCGTGGGTTAGGAAGGTCCGGATTGTTTAAATGGGTACCGATTGGGACTCTAATCGCCAATGTGTCCGCAGCTTGTATCATGGCAGCACTGTCTACTGTGAAGAAAGCG GTGAATACCCAGACTTGTGATACTGTAGCCTCTGGCATACAACTTGGATTCTTGGGCTGTCTGAGTACTGTTTCTACCTTCATTGCCGAGTTCAATGCAATGAGAGAAAGCACGCACCCTTGGAGGGCATATGCATATGCCTTGATTACCATTTGCAGCTCTTTCGGCTTGGGGACACTGATATACTCTGTACCTGTTTGGACAAAGGGATATGGGTAG
- the LOC132191711 gene encoding uncharacterized protein LOC132191711 isoform X2, which produces MDHGTTDSEPRRSGSFSHTGSASSSCRRRSISFSAAVPFHIDDEIESETVSEAGDIGDRALQSNRHSEDASLCFSIDHASQNGVAAPPSLDTLLHPYGYWSRDPALNTISPVSPLPEETISPLSVDAMVFSKDKKQVLTRYLLQKLFGPGVVGLTNNENILYLDLPSNMVGSFLMGWWGVVFKADISRISDYLAIGLTTGYLGSLTTFSGWNQKMLELSVDGHWVFTVLGFLLGLFLAAYSVIVGVETAKGFKWLLTRQNGSSGSGIRSSSSNWRVDSSRRHLAVMVVLILMLVLLWGLSGELLKEQFSSGGSGAQLWLACIVGPPGVWIRWFLARLNGRGLGRSGLFKWVPIGTLIANVSAACIMAALSTVKKAVNTQTCDTVASGIQLGFLGCLSTVSTFIAEFNAMRESTHPWRAYAYALITICSSFGLGTLIYSVPVWTKGYG; this is translated from the exons ATGGATCATGGAACTACTGACTCTGAACCCAGACGAAGTGGATCATTTAGTCACACGGGAAGTGCCAGTTCTTCATGTAGAAGGCGCTCTATAAGTTTTTCAGCAGCTGTACCCTTTCATATAGATGATGAAATTGAAAGTGAGACTGTTTCGGAGGCAGGAGATATTGGGGATCGGGCTCTTCAGAGCAACAGGCACAGCGAGGATGCTAGCCTGTGCTTTTCTATTGATCATGCATCACAGAATGGAGTAGCTGCTCCCCCTTCCCTGGATACTCTGTTGCACCCTTATGGATATTGGTCTCGTGATCCAGCATTGAATACAATCTCTCCAGTGTCTCCGTTGCCAGAGGAAACTATATCTCCCCTTTCCGTGGATGCAATGGTGTTCTCTAAAGACAAAAAGCAA GTTTTAACAAGGTATTTACTGCAAAAATTGTTCGGCCCTGGAGTTGTTGGCTTGACAAACAATGAAAACATTCTGTACCTTGACCTTCCTTCTAatatg GTTGGTTCTTTCTTGATGGGATGGTGGGGTGTCGTTTTCAAAGCAGACATATCCCGCATTTCAGACTATCTAGCGATCGGATTGACGACTGGTTATTTAGGTAGTCTTACAACTTTCAGTGGTTGGAATCAGAAAATGCTTGAGCTTAGTGTTGATGGCCACTGGGTGTTTACtgtgcttggttttcttttag GCTTGTTTCTTGCGGCCTATTCCGTTATTGTTGGTGTTGAAACGGCCAAGGGTTTTAAGTGGCTTCTAACAAGACAAAACGGAAGTTCGGGAAGTGGCATCCGTAGCTCTAGCAGCAACTGGAGGGTTGATAGCAGCAGGCGTCACTTGGCAGTCATGGTGGTGTTGATTTTAATGCTAGTCTTGTTATGGGGTTTAAGTGGAGAGCTATTGAAGGAACAGTTTAGCAGTGGCGGCAGTGGTGCTCAACTATGGTTGGCTTGCATTGTTGGACCTCCAGGTGTGTGGATCAGGTGGTTCTTAGCCCGACTCAACGGGCGTGGGTTAGGAAGGTCCGGATTGTTTAAATGGGTACCGATTGGGACTCTAATCGCCAATGTGTCCGCAGCTTGTATCATGGCAGCACTGTCTACTGTGAAGAAAGCG GTGAATACCCAGACTTGTGATACTGTAGCCTCTGGCATACAACTTGGATTCTTGGGCTGTCTGAGTACTGTTTCTACCTTCATTGCCGAGTTCAATGCAATGAGAGAAAGCACGCACCCTTGGAGGGCATATGCATATGCCTTGATTACCATTTGCAGCTCTTTCGGCTTGGGGACACTGATATACTCTGTACCTGTTTGGACAAAGGGATATGGGTAG